The following are encoded together in the Kribbella sp. CA-293567 genome:
- a CDS encoding S8 family serine peptidase, with protein sequence MRKRTFLGVLAASALLLAGQGPAAAAPVGRILNEGAPDTIPGRYIVGLYGGTSLTASAESLVAGEARTLTGRYGGKIGYVYSASLRGFSAAMSEQQAKRLAADPKVEFVQQSLWVRRATVPTANIYGASRPAANIYGAVRGATRQLPAGEQPNPPSWGLDRIDGVKDRTYKYPNTGTGVTVYNTDSELNTDHAAFEGRARSGYDFVDEDAEVNECKNQFDQGHGTHTAGTSSSEAYGVAKDVTVVGVKVLGCDGNAPDADSIQGVEWVTRNAVKPAVANASWTSGGAYADPEGVNRAVKASIASGITWVVAAGNDNGGNACTPSPAKVPEAITVASTDENDNRSSFSNLGSCVDLFAPGGNITSASNSSNTGSKGMSGTSMAAPHVTGASALYLAANPSATPQQVRDGLVSQALSGVVKNPGTGSPNKLLDVSKIGGSGPPPAGVPVAAFTSNCTDSTLECSFDGSGSKDEGGSIATYRWDFGDGTTGDGVKPAAHKYAKAGSYSVKLTVTDNEGKTDDEVRAVQVGQSAGSPPVAAFSVSCFYQKCDFDAATSRDPDNDIAGYAWKFGDNQTGTGAKLSHNYPAAQATYTAQLTVTDRAGNSAAVTRKIQCYSVGAQALCFAS encoded by the coding sequence ATGCGTAAGAGAACGTTCCTGGGGGTCCTGGCCGCGTCCGCGCTGCTGCTGGCCGGGCAGGGTCCGGCCGCGGCAGCACCGGTCGGCCGGATCCTCAACGAGGGAGCGCCGGACACCATCCCCGGTCGCTACATCGTCGGCCTGTACGGCGGAACGTCGCTGACCGCCTCGGCCGAGTCGCTGGTGGCCGGTGAGGCCCGCACCCTCACCGGCCGGTACGGCGGCAAGATCGGCTACGTGTACTCCGCGAGCCTGCGCGGCTTCTCGGCGGCCATGTCCGAGCAGCAGGCCAAGCGCCTGGCCGCCGACCCGAAGGTCGAGTTCGTCCAGCAGTCCTTGTGGGTGCGCAGGGCAACAGTGCCGACCGCCAACATCTACGGGGCCTCCCGCCCGGCCGCCAACATCTACGGCGCGGTCCGTGGCGCCACCCGGCAACTGCCGGCCGGCGAGCAGCCGAACCCGCCGTCCTGGGGACTCGACCGGATCGACGGCGTGAAGGACCGCACCTACAAGTACCCGAACACCGGCACCGGCGTGACGGTCTACAACACCGACTCCGAGCTCAACACCGACCACGCCGCCTTCGAGGGCCGGGCCCGGTCCGGCTACGACTTCGTCGACGAGGACGCCGAGGTCAACGAGTGCAAGAACCAGTTCGACCAGGGCCACGGCACCCACACCGCCGGGACGTCGAGCAGCGAGGCGTACGGCGTCGCCAAGGACGTCACCGTGGTCGGCGTCAAGGTGCTCGGCTGTGACGGCAACGCGCCTGACGCCGACTCGATCCAGGGCGTCGAGTGGGTCACCAGGAACGCCGTCAAACCCGCCGTCGCCAACGCGAGCTGGACCTCCGGCGGCGCCTACGCCGACCCCGAGGGCGTCAACCGGGCGGTCAAGGCCTCGATCGCGTCGGGGATCACCTGGGTGGTTGCTGCCGGCAACGACAACGGTGGCAACGCCTGTACGCCGAGCCCGGCCAAGGTGCCCGAGGCGATCACGGTCGCGTCCACCGACGAGAACGACAACCGGTCCAGCTTCTCCAACCTGGGCAGTTGCGTCGACCTGTTCGCGCCCGGTGGCAACATCACCTCGGCCAGCAACTCCAGCAACACCGGCTCCAAGGGCATGTCCGGTACGTCGATGGCGGCACCGCACGTCACCGGCGCGTCGGCGCTGTACCTCGCGGCGAACCCGTCCGCGACCCCGCAGCAGGTCCGTGACGGACTCGTCTCGCAGGCCCTGAGCGGTGTGGTGAAGAACCCCGGGACCGGTTCACCGAACAAGCTGCTCGACGTCAGCAAGATCGGTGGCTCCGGCCCGCCGCCGGCCGGCGTACCGGTCGCGGCGTTCACCTCGAACTGCACGGACTCGACGCTGGAGTGCTCGTTCGACGGGTCGGGTTCCAAGGACGAGGGCGGTTCGATCGCGACGTACCGGTGGGACTTCGGCGACGGCACCACCGGCGACGGGGTGAAGCCGGCCGCGCACAAGTACGCCAAGGCCGGGAGCTACAGCGTCAAGCTGACGGTCACCGACAACGAGGGCAAGACCGACGACGAGGTCAGGGCCGTGCAGGTCGGACAGAGCGCCGGCAGCCCGCCGGTGGCCGCCTTCTCGGTCAGTTGCTTCTACCAGAAGTGCGACTTCGACGCGGCGACCTCCCGTGACCCGGACAACGACATCGCCGGCTACGCATGGAAGTTCGGCGACAACCAGACCGGAACCGGGGCGAAGCTCTCGCACAACTACCCGGCCGCGCAGGCGACCTACACGGCCCAGTTGACCGTCACGGACCGGGCCGGCAACTCGGCTGCCGTGACCAGGAAGATCCAGTGCTACAGCGTGGGTGCCCAGGCGCTCTGCTTCGCCTCCTGA